AGCAGATCATTGAAGATGCAAAGAAAAAAGCAGAGGAAATAAAATCCGATGCTGAAAAACTCATGAGAGGTGCAAAGGAAAAACCTGCAGCAGAACAGGAAACTGAACACGCCTAACAATTAATTTGAAAGATTAGCTTATGTTAACGGAGATTTTTCAGGTAATCCTTTATTTGTGTGCTTCGGCTCTCTGTATCGCTCTCATCATCTATTTGAAAAAGCTGACAATCAGCGTTCAGCGGATGCAGGAAGATATCGGACAGATGAAAGACAGAATGGAACCTCTGATTGACTCAGTGAAAACACTCTCTGACTCATTGAATCAGACTTCAACTGAAGTGCAACAACAACTCGATAAAACGGGTTGGATAGTGGATCAGGTCAAAATGAGACTGGAAAGTCTTTTTGGTTTCGAAGAGAAAGTCAAGGAAAGCCTTGAGTCTCCTGTTGAAAAGTTATTATCTAATTTAACGGCTCTGAGAGGTGGCATTTCTGCCATCTTCAGAGCTTTTTTTGTAAAGAAATAAAGGAGATCATCTGTGAAAGATTATACTCCGGAAGTCCTCCGGAACATCGGTCTTTTTGGTCATGCCAGTGCCGGAAAGACAACTTTTAACGAACTGGCATTGTTTATTGGCGGTGAAACCACCCGTATCGGCAAAATCGAAGAAGGAAATACAATTTCAGATTACACAGCAAATGAAGTTGAAAGAAAAATTTCCATCTCTCTGTCAGCCTGCCACCTCGAATGGAAAAATGCAAAATTGAATATCATTGATGTGCCGGGCACATCAGATTTCGAAGGCGAAGTGCTTGCAGGTGCAAAGGTTGTCGATACGGGTGTTATTTTTGTTAAAGCAGTGGAAGGTGTTGAAGTAGGGACTGAACATGCCTGGGAATATCTGAAAGCAGACAGTAAACCGGCAGCGGTTGTTATAAATAAAATAGATCATGAAAGATCAGACTTTAAAAGAATAGTCGAACAGGCTAACGACAGACTCTCGCACGGAGTTGTTGTTGTTACTTTCCCGGCAAAGGAAGGACTGCAGTTCGACACCGTAGTTGATGTACTGAAAATGAAAGCGTACAAATATGGTGCGCCCGGTTCAAAATCAGTAACTGAAATTGATATTCCTGCCGATGTGAAAGCTCAGGCGGAGGAGTACAGAACAATACTCATAGAAAAAGTTGCCGAAGCCGACGAAGATTTAATGAATAATTATTTCGAGAACGGGGATCTTACCCCTGAAGAGGCAACAAAAGGTTTAAAAATAGCAATCAGAAATGGTGATCTCGTACCCGTTTTTGCTACAGCAGCAACAAAAGGCATCGGAATCAACAATTTTCTTGATTTTGCAGTTGATTACTTCCCTTCACCGGTCGATATGCCACCAGCAAAAGGTTTGCTCGGTGATGGCAAGGAAGTTGAAATTGTCGCCAATAAAGATGGTGAACCGGTATTATTTATCTTTAAGATCATAGCCGAGCAGCATGTAGGAGAGCTCTCCCTGTTCAGAGTCTATTCGGGAACATTAAAGCCCGGAATGGATTTGATCAATCAGAACAGCGGTAAACCTGAAAGACTCAACCAGTTTTTCATGCTGAATGGTCACAACAGAAAAGAAATCCCAAATCTGGTATGCGGCGACATAGGCGCAGTAGTTAAATTAAAAGACTCGCATACAAATAATACTCTTAGCTCAAAGAATTATTCGGTTAAAGTTAAACCGATTGAATTCCAGGAACCCTCGATCAGAGGAGCCATCATCCCGAAAGCAAAGGGAGATGAAGATAAAATTGCTGCATGTCTCCATGCACTTCACGAAGAAGACCCTTCATTCAATGTGAGATTCGATCCTGAAATCGGACAGACTATCATCACAGGCCAGGGCCAGACCCAGCTTACTTTTGCAGTAAAAAGACTGAAAGAGAGATACAATGTTGAAGTGGATCTGGTTCAACCAAGAATCCCTTACAGAGAAACTATCAAAGGAAGAGTTGACAGCGTCGATTACCGCCACAAAAAACAATCGGGTGGTCGCGGACAGTTTGCTCATGTATTCTTCAAGATGGAACCGGTCGAAAGAGGTAAAGGATTTGAATTCGTGAACGCCATCGTTGGTGGTGTCGTTCCTGGCAGATTCATTCCGGCGGTTGAAAAAGGTATCATCGAACAGATGGAAAAAGGCGTAATTGCCGGTTACAATGTTGTCGATGTTAAAGTGACACTTTTTGACGGTAAATTCCACGATGTGGATTCAGATGAAATGTCGTTCAAACTCGCTTCCTCGCAGTGCTTCAAAAAAGCTTTTGCGGCTGCAAAACCTGTGCTTCTTGAGCCTATTTACGAAGTTACGGTTAAGGTGCCCGAAGAGTTCATGGGTGATGTAATGAGCGATTTCACTTCAAGACGCGGAAGAATTCTTGGTATGGAATCAGACGGACATTTCCAGATTCTGAAGGCAAATGTGCCACTTTCGTCTCTCTACAAGTATTCAGTCGATCTTCGTGGTATCACTGCCGGAAGAGGCACTCATAAAGAGAGATTCTCTTTCTATGAGGAAGTTCCGAAAGAACAGGAAGTCAAGATTATCGAAGAGTACAACAAGTCAAGACAGGAAGAAGATTAAACTTCAACCTTACAGTAATTCAGAAGAGGCTGTTCATTCGGGCAGCCTTTTTTTTATGCACGGGGGTCAATGGTAAAAAATGGTTTTAATATCGCTATTTTTGTGCTTTAATATAAATCAAATGAGGTAATTGATGGAAAAGATGTGGTCTCCATGGCGTTCACAATATATTGAATCTTTCAAGGAAAAAAAGAGTGATATCAAGGGGTGTGTTTTTTGCGGGTCGATGAACGACAGTTTGGATGATGATCAGTCACTGGTTGTTTATAAAGG
The nucleotide sequence above comes from Ignavibacteria bacterium. Encoded proteins:
- a CDS encoding DUF948 domain-containing protein encodes the protein MLTEIFQVILYLCASALCIALIIYLKKLTISVQRMQEDIGQMKDRMEPLIDSVKTLSDSLNQTSTEVQQQLDKTGWIVDQVKMRLESLFGFEEKVKESLESPVEKLLSNLTALRGGISAIFRAFFVKK
- the fusA gene encoding elongation factor G; translation: MKDYTPEVLRNIGLFGHASAGKTTFNELALFIGGETTRIGKIEEGNTISDYTANEVERKISISLSACHLEWKNAKLNIIDVPGTSDFEGEVLAGAKVVDTGVIFVKAVEGVEVGTEHAWEYLKADSKPAAVVINKIDHERSDFKRIVEQANDRLSHGVVVVTFPAKEGLQFDTVVDVLKMKAYKYGAPGSKSVTEIDIPADVKAQAEEYRTILIEKVAEADEDLMNNYFENGDLTPEEATKGLKIAIRNGDLVPVFATAATKGIGINNFLDFAVDYFPSPVDMPPAKGLLGDGKEVEIVANKDGEPVLFIFKIIAEQHVGELSLFRVYSGTLKPGMDLINQNSGKPERLNQFFMLNGHNRKEIPNLVCGDIGAVVKLKDSHTNNTLSSKNYSVKVKPIEFQEPSIRGAIIPKAKGDEDKIAACLHALHEEDPSFNVRFDPEIGQTIITGQGQTQLTFAVKRLKERYNVEVDLVQPRIPYRETIKGRVDSVDYRHKKQSGGRGQFAHVFFKMEPVERGKGFEFVNAIVGGVVPGRFIPAVEKGIIEQMEKGVIAGYNVVDVKVTLFDGKFHDVDSDEMSFKLASSQCFKKAFAAAKPVLLEPIYEVTVKVPEEFMGDVMSDFTSRRGRILGMESDGHFQILKANVPLSSLYKYSVDLRGITAGRGTHKERFSFYEEVPKEQEVKIIEEYNKSRQEED